One genomic window of Actinoplanes lobatus includes the following:
- a CDS encoding response regulator transcription factor: MIRVVVVRDEGYFGVPVRAFLETEPDMHYVDTLPIGADLAQRAAQLWPAVVVIDTQYMVSQVLPIADEMHTAIPSCSMLLLCDPSKRGMLPPRRWNGGLNFLVKDSSPAMLADAVRRLARGERVVSPMLQAASLNTDRGLSTRELEVLGLAAEGESVKEIAGRLYLSGGTVRNYLSAIISKTGARNRLDAIRIARKEGWLR; this comes from the coding sequence ATGATCCGGGTCGTTGTGGTGAGAGACGAGGGATACTTCGGTGTCCCGGTGCGAGCGTTCCTCGAGACCGAACCGGACATGCACTACGTCGACACTCTCCCGATCGGCGCCGATCTGGCGCAGCGTGCCGCCCAACTGTGGCCGGCCGTCGTCGTGATCGACACGCAGTACATGGTGAGTCAGGTCCTGCCGATAGCCGACGAGATGCACACCGCGATCCCGTCCTGCTCGATGCTGCTGCTGTGTGATCCGTCGAAGCGGGGCATGCTGCCGCCCCGCCGGTGGAACGGTGGGCTGAACTTCCTGGTCAAGGACTCGTCACCGGCCATGCTGGCGGACGCGGTACGGCGTCTGGCCCGCGGCGAGCGGGTGGTGTCGCCGATGTTGCAGGCCGCCTCGCTGAACACCGATCGGGGCCTGAGCACCCGGGAGCTGGAGGTCCTCGGCCTGGCCGCGGAGGGCGAGTCGGTGAAGGAGATCGCCGGCCGGCTCTACCTGTCCGGCGGGACGGTGCGCAACTATCTGTCCGCGATCATCTCCAAGACCGGGGCACGTAACCGGCTGGACGCCATCCGCATCGCCCGCAAGGAGGGATGGCTTCGCTGA
- a CDS encoding VanZ family protein — translation MPVHRLDIPALPVLLPLGVILMIVSTVLLYRRGQLTPGRLAVFWLAGWYAVAILGATMLPMTLSWGPGAGDPDLERILWVPVEDMRRRDFVLNMMMTLPLGALLHMVFRVRGWGPVVGIGFALSLGIESAQLFLLLTLHGLRWADVHDLTSNTLGTVVGYLIFRRLMRFAHFRRAVENCSFVRTGRGSPAAVR, via the coding sequence ATGCCAGTCCATCGACTCGACATTCCGGCGCTGCCCGTTCTGCTGCCTCTGGGTGTCATTCTGATGATCGTTTCCACGGTGTTGCTGTACCGCCGCGGGCAGTTGACCCCGGGCCGGCTCGCCGTTTTCTGGCTCGCCGGGTGGTACGCGGTGGCCATTCTCGGCGCGACGATGCTCCCGATGACTTTGTCCTGGGGCCCGGGCGCCGGTGACCCGGACCTGGAGCGGATCCTCTGGGTGCCGGTCGAGGACATGCGCCGCCGCGACTTCGTGCTGAACATGATGATGACGCTGCCGCTCGGTGCGCTTCTGCACATGGTCTTCAGGGTGCGTGGCTGGGGGCCGGTGGTGGGAATCGGCTTCGCGCTCAGCCTCGGAATCGAGTCGGCCCAGCTGTTCCTGCTGCTGACCCTGCACGGTCTGCGCTGGGCCGACGTGCACGATCTGACGTCGAACACGCTCGGCACCGTGGTGGGTTACCTGATATTCCGCCGGCTCATGCGTTTCGCACATTTCCGCCGGGCAGTGGAAAACTGTTCTTTCGTCCGAACCGGCCGCGGTAGCCCAGCAGCGGTGCGATGA
- a CDS encoding glycosyltransferase, whose amino-acid sequence MRVLHVISTLEPGGAGQQLRLLVRRLPYESEVVTLAPAGAGDVPDGVRVHRITTTRDHDPAAVRRLRQLMRAGRYDVVHTHLYRACVQGRIAARLAGVPHVVATEHHLGTETIEGRRVSPAVRALYLAGERLGQVTIAASPAIAGRLRSWGVPERRITMIPKAIDAREFRFDPALRAAARARLGVAPDVPVIGGLGRLEPDKRFDLLIRAVAEVPETVLLLAGDGSARAALERLAVIEGVADRVLFAGAVAHPREMLCAMDVFASPDHTAFGTATLEAIASGLPAVYGSCMPLEERVAARAAVRGTHRLSLDRESLPRALRAEVLCLAERRGRRLPARSAGVRYDADHLAASVGRLYERIGDRPGPRRVIAPLLGYRGRFGRKNSFPLPGGNVRNA is encoded by the coding sequence ATGAGGGTGCTGCATGTGATCAGCACGCTGGAGCCGGGTGGAGCCGGGCAGCAATTGCGGTTGCTGGTGCGCCGGCTGCCGTACGAGAGCGAGGTGGTCACCCTGGCGCCGGCCGGCGCCGGAGACGTGCCGGACGGCGTCCGGGTGCACCGGATCACCACGACGCGCGACCACGACCCGGCGGCGGTCCGGCGGCTGCGGCAGCTGATGCGCGCCGGCCGGTACGACGTGGTGCACACCCACCTGTACCGGGCGTGCGTGCAGGGCCGGATCGCGGCCCGGCTGGCCGGTGTCCCGCACGTGGTGGCGACCGAGCACCACCTGGGCACCGAGACCATCGAGGGCCGCCGGGTCTCCCCCGCGGTCCGCGCCCTCTACCTGGCCGGTGAGCGCCTCGGCCAGGTCACCATCGCGGCGTCCCCGGCGATCGCCGGGCGGCTGCGCTCGTGGGGCGTCCCGGAGCGGCGCATCACCATGATCCCGAAGGCGATCGACGCCCGCGAGTTCCGGTTCGACCCGGCGCTGCGGGCGGCGGCCCGGGCCCGGCTCGGCGTGGCGCCGGACGTGCCGGTGATCGGCGGACTCGGGCGGCTCGAACCGGACAAGCGGTTCGACCTGCTGATCCGTGCGGTCGCCGAGGTGCCGGAGACGGTGCTGCTGCTGGCCGGCGACGGTTCGGCGCGCGCCGCCCTGGAACGGCTCGCGGTGATCGAGGGTGTCGCCGACCGAGTGCTGTTCGCCGGGGCGGTCGCTCATCCACGGGAGATGCTCTGCGCCATGGACGTCTTCGCCTCACCCGACCACACCGCCTTCGGCACGGCCACCCTGGAGGCGATCGCCTCCGGGCTGCCCGCCGTCTACGGCTCGTGCATGCCGCTGGAGGAGCGGGTGGCGGCGCGCGCGGCGGTCCGCGGCACCCACCGGCTCTCCCTGGACCGGGAGTCGCTGCCGCGGGCGCTGCGCGCCGAGGTGCTCTGCCTGGCCGAACGCCGCGGGCGCCGGCTGCCGGCCCGATCGGCGGGAGTCCGGTACGACGCGGACCACCTGGCCGCCTCGGTCGGCCGGCTCTACGAGCGGATCGGCGACCGGCCCGGGCCCCGCCGGGTCATCGCACCGCTGCTGGGCTACCGCGGCCGGTTCGGACGAAAGAACAGTTTTCCACTGCCCGGCGGAAATGTGCGAAACGCATGA
- a CDS encoding nucleoside-diphosphate sugar epimerase/dehydratase has product MQVRRRASGEPTADATPGEWRGPGPHPVPWHRRALPGRAARALTDAAALATALLIATLLRHDGHIGNVDLTGLVVLSAIVAAVHTLAGINFGLYTGRWAYGCFEEIAALVKTSAVTVPAVLVLDTLLGRLVPRSAIIAAGMFALVLTAGVRYMVRSLQDSRLRPSPDRGARVVVMGAGEGATSVIRAMLRSPSSPYVPVALLDDDPAKRTFRVMGVPVVGTRDDMADVVRRFRAEAVVIAIPSASADLIRALTELAQPLNVDLKVVPPVVELFGRTVRVEDIRPVSHEDLLGRREVGIDLEAVAGYLSGRRVLVTGAGGSIGSELCRQVARFNPAQLVMLDRDESGLHAVQLTLDGRGQLDDRNLVVADIRDEQRLDEVFAEHKPQVVFHAAALKHLPLLEMHPSEALKTNIIGTYQILQTAMRHGVDRLVNISTDKAADPCSVLGYSKRITERLTAAADALVPGTYCSVRFGNVLGSRGSVLTAFAAQVEAGGPITVTHPDVTRYFMTVQEAVRLVIQAGALESKGEVLILDMGEPVRIADVAKRIADAADQHIQIVYTGLRPAEKLAEVLLGPDEPDHRPNHPLISQAPVPQLDGAVLSLLDPSSPREDLIAVLHWLAASPALPKKPHPVIAGKQRRTETAAVPPGRRP; this is encoded by the coding sequence ATGCAGGTACGGCGACGAGCGTCCGGCGAACCAACCGCCGACGCGACTCCCGGCGAGTGGCGCGGCCCGGGTCCACACCCGGTCCCGTGGCACCGCCGGGCTCTGCCGGGCCGCGCCGCGCGGGCGCTCACCGACGCGGCGGCCCTGGCCACCGCGCTGCTGATCGCCACGCTGCTGCGGCACGACGGGCACATCGGCAACGTCGATCTCACCGGTCTGGTGGTGCTGTCCGCGATCGTCGCGGCCGTGCACACGCTGGCCGGCATCAATTTCGGGCTCTACACCGGCCGGTGGGCGTACGGCTGCTTCGAGGAGATCGCCGCACTGGTCAAGACCTCCGCCGTGACCGTGCCGGCGGTGCTGGTCCTGGACACCCTGCTGGGCCGGCTCGTGCCGCGCTCGGCGATCATCGCGGCCGGCATGTTCGCGCTGGTGCTCACCGCCGGCGTCCGCTACATGGTCCGCTCGCTCCAGGACAGCCGGCTGCGGCCGTCGCCGGACCGCGGCGCCCGGGTCGTGGTGATGGGCGCCGGGGAGGGCGCCACCTCGGTCATCCGGGCCATGCTGCGCAGCCCGTCCAGCCCGTACGTGCCGGTGGCCCTGCTCGACGACGACCCGGCCAAGCGCACCTTCCGGGTGATGGGCGTGCCGGTCGTCGGCACCCGCGACGACATGGCCGACGTGGTCCGCCGGTTCCGCGCCGAGGCGGTGGTGATCGCCATCCCGAGCGCCAGCGCCGACCTGATCCGGGCGCTCACCGAACTGGCCCAGCCGCTCAACGTGGACCTCAAGGTGGTTCCGCCGGTGGTGGAGCTGTTCGGGCGTACCGTCCGGGTCGAGGACATCCGCCCGGTCAGCCACGAGGACCTGCTCGGCCGCCGCGAGGTCGGCATCGACCTGGAGGCCGTCGCCGGATACCTGTCCGGCCGCCGGGTGCTGGTCACCGGCGCCGGCGGCTCGATCGGCTCGGAACTGTGCCGCCAGGTGGCCCGGTTCAACCCGGCCCAGCTGGTGATGCTGGACCGCGACGAGTCCGGCCTGCACGCCGTGCAGCTGACCCTGGACGGCCGCGGTCAGCTCGACGACCGCAACCTGGTGGTCGCCGACATCCGCGACGAGCAGCGCCTCGACGAGGTGTTCGCCGAGCACAAACCGCAGGTGGTCTTCCACGCGGCGGCCCTCAAGCACCTGCCGCTGCTGGAGATGCACCCGTCCGAGGCGCTCAAGACCAACATCATCGGGACGTACCAGATCCTCCAGACCGCGATGCGGCACGGCGTCGACCGGCTGGTCAACATCTCCACCGACAAGGCCGCCGACCCGTGCAGCGTCCTCGGCTACTCCAAGCGGATCACCGAGCGGCTCACCGCGGCCGCCGACGCCCTGGTCCCCGGCACCTATTGCAGCGTCCGGTTCGGCAACGTGCTCGGATCCCGCGGCTCGGTGCTCACCGCCTTCGCGGCGCAGGTCGAGGCGGGCGGCCCGATCACCGTCACCCACCCGGACGTGACCCGCTACTTCATGACCGTCCAGGAGGCGGTGCGGCTGGTCATCCAGGCCGGCGCCCTGGAGAGCAAGGGCGAGGTGCTGATCCTCGACATGGGCGAGCCGGTACGCATCGCCGACGTCGCCAAGCGCATCGCCGACGCCGCCGACCAGCACATCCAGATCGTCTACACCGGTCTGCGGCCGGCCGAGAAGCTGGCCGAGGTGCTGCTCGGGCCGGACGAGCCGGACCACCGGCCCAACCACCCGCTGATCTCGCAGGCGCCGGTACCGCAGCTGGACGGTGCCGTGCTGTCCCTGCTCGACCCGTCATCGCCCCGGGAGGACCTGATCGCCGTCCTGCACTGGCTCGCCGCGAGCCCGGCGCTGCCGAAGAAGCCGCACCCGGTCATCGCCGGCAAACAGCGCCGCACCGAGACCGCCGCCGTCCCACCGGGCCGGCGTCCGTGA
- a CDS encoding nucleotide sugar dehydrogenase: MLRVVIAGQGYVGLPLAVRAAEVGHTVVGFDVDDERIKRLAAGESYVDDISSAHLQRVLANGSFHPSSDPRACAGFDVAVIAVPTPLRDGSPDLTYIEDSARTLARYLRPGATVALESTTYPGTTTELVAPLLEEGSGLIAGVDFHLGYSPERIDPGNREWNLATTPKVVSGINPASLERVQAFYASVVQQTVPVSDPKVAELAKLLENTFRHVNIALVNELAVYAHDLGIDVWEAIAAASSKPFGYMRFTPGPGVGGHCLPIDPSYLSWRVQRTLGQSFRFVELANDINNHMPDYVVRRLVAALNKRRKAVNGSRILLLGLAYKKNSGDARESPARRVASLLLDMGAEVRATDPHVVEDAHVDSRVGMVPLIADQIAAADAVVLLADHDDFDLDLVLEHAQYVLDTRHRLTGPNVESL, encoded by the coding sequence ATGCTGCGGGTCGTCATCGCCGGTCAGGGTTACGTGGGACTGCCACTCGCGGTCCGCGCGGCCGAGGTCGGGCACACCGTCGTCGGGTTCGACGTCGACGACGAGCGGATCAAACGGCTCGCCGCCGGGGAGTCGTACGTGGACGACATCTCCTCCGCCCACCTGCAACGCGTCCTCGCGAACGGCTCGTTCCACCCGTCGTCGGACCCCCGCGCGTGCGCCGGCTTCGACGTCGCGGTGATCGCCGTGCCGACACCGCTGCGCGATGGCAGCCCCGACCTCACCTACATCGAGGACTCGGCCCGCACCCTGGCCCGCTACCTGCGGCCGGGCGCCACCGTGGCGCTGGAGTCCACCACCTACCCGGGCACCACCACCGAGCTGGTCGCGCCGCTGCTGGAGGAGGGCTCCGGGCTGATCGCCGGCGTCGACTTCCACCTCGGCTACAGCCCCGAGCGCATCGACCCGGGCAACCGGGAGTGGAACCTCGCCACCACGCCCAAGGTGGTCTCCGGTATCAACCCGGCCTCCCTGGAGCGGGTGCAGGCCTTCTACGCCTCGGTTGTTCAGCAGACCGTACCGGTCTCCGACCCCAAGGTCGCCGAACTGGCCAAGCTCCTCGAGAACACCTTCCGGCACGTCAACATCGCCCTGGTCAACGAACTCGCGGTGTACGCGCACGACCTCGGCATCGACGTCTGGGAGGCGATCGCGGCCGCCAGTTCGAAGCCGTTCGGCTACATGCGGTTCACCCCCGGCCCCGGCGTCGGCGGCCACTGCCTGCCGATCGACCCGTCCTACCTGTCGTGGCGGGTGCAGCGGACCCTCGGGCAGAGCTTCCGCTTCGTCGAGCTGGCCAACGACATCAACAACCACATGCCCGACTACGTGGTACGCCGCCTGGTCGCCGCCCTCAACAAGCGCCGTAAGGCGGTCAACGGGTCGCGGATCCTGCTGCTCGGCCTGGCCTACAAGAAGAACAGCGGCGACGCCCGGGAGTCGCCGGCCCGCCGCGTCGCGTCCCTGCTGCTGGACATGGGCGCCGAGGTCCGGGCCACCGATCCGCACGTGGTCGAGGACGCCCACGTCGACAGCCGGGTCGGCATGGTCCCGCTCATCGCCGACCAGATCGCCGCCGCCGACGCCGTGGTGCTGCTCGCCGACCACGACGACTTCGACCTCGACCTGGTCCTGGAACACGCGCAATACGTGCTGGACACCCGGCACCGCCTGACCGGCCCGAACGTCGAGTCACTGTAG
- a CDS encoding sugar transferase, with protein MRLIWNGLNRLTALLLLLLLAPVMLALAAWIRIADGKGVLFVQDRAGKGGVPFRMLKFRSMVHNSVAMSAELGIDDPFGLVENDPRITRCGRFLRRTSLDELPQLINVLRGQMNLVGPRPDVLPQVACYSPEDARRLEVKPGITGWAQVNGRDDIDWAQRFVLDRWYVDNWSPLLDLRIVWRTAVSLNRDEPPVHVDQLNVTRQQAPAEEVSRVG; from the coding sequence GTGCGCCTGATCTGGAACGGCCTCAACCGGCTGACCGCCCTGCTCCTTCTTCTCCTGCTCGCCCCGGTGATGCTGGCCCTGGCCGCCTGGATCCGGATCGCCGACGGCAAGGGTGTCCTCTTCGTCCAGGACCGCGCCGGCAAGGGCGGCGTACCGTTCCGGATGCTCAAGTTCCGCTCGATGGTGCACAACTCGGTGGCGATGAGCGCCGAGCTGGGCATCGACGACCCGTTCGGCCTGGTCGAGAACGATCCGCGGATCACCCGGTGCGGCCGGTTCCTGCGGCGGACCAGCCTGGACGAGCTGCCCCAGCTGATCAACGTGCTGCGCGGGCAGATGAACCTGGTCGGCCCCCGCCCGGACGTGCTGCCGCAGGTCGCCTGCTACTCGCCGGAGGACGCCCGCCGCCTCGAGGTGAAGCCCGGCATCACCGGCTGGGCGCAGGTCAACGGCCGCGACGACATCGACTGGGCGCAGCGGTTCGTCCTGGACCGCTGGTACGTCGACAACTGGTCGCCCCTGCTCGACCTGAGGATCGTGTGGCGGACCGCGGTCAGCCTGAACCGTGACGAGCCGCCGGTCCACGTCGACCAGCTCAACGTCACCCGCCAGCAGGCCCCCGCGGAGGAAGTCAGCCGTGTCGGCTGA
- a CDS encoding DoxX family protein: MSVGELVRVGEETPLRVRIAAWLGARSPDALRISLGMILVMFGNLKFVPGASPAEPLVMRTVDLLTFGLIGGRAAVVGTALVEVALGVVLISGIALRAGLTLLLPVLAGMMSPLVLFPADLFVNFRPTLEAQYIIKDIVFVAVAGVLIAHSLGARMVVPTSRRP, from the coding sequence ATGAGCGTCGGTGAGCTGGTACGAGTCGGCGAAGAGACCCCGCTGCGGGTGCGGATCGCCGCATGGCTGGGTGCGCGCAGCCCGGACGCGCTGCGGATCTCGCTCGGGATGATCCTGGTGATGTTCGGGAACCTGAAATTCGTCCCGGGCGCGTCACCGGCCGAGCCGCTGGTGATGCGGACCGTGGATCTGCTGACGTTCGGGCTGATCGGCGGGCGGGCCGCGGTCGTCGGCACCGCCTTGGTGGAGGTCGCCCTCGGCGTGGTGCTGATCAGCGGGATCGCGCTGCGGGCCGGGCTGACACTGCTGCTGCCGGTGCTGGCCGGGATGATGTCGCCGCTGGTGCTGTTCCCCGCCGACCTGTTCGTGAACTTCCGGCCGACGCTGGAGGCGCAGTACATCATCAAGGACATCGTGTTCGTGGCCGTCGCGGGCGTGCTGATCGCGCACTCGCTCGGCGCCCGGATGGTGGTGCCGACTTCGCGGCGCCCCTGA
- a CDS encoding esterase/lipase family protein: MAEPEITGGAGGVSADYADLAMLARSSDDLALTLGRASVDCHAVAADPDVLASAVLSPITAARFEAALVEALDGPGGLSGQAAGFGVRAVGLRAASASYEATDAAGAALIDAVRWSAGAMAPVTLPAGIAGLLLTDPGIVTDLIEDPGSFQRIITDHPGIVDAVVGGAPGLLGVLTGGEVVTDVKGGADLIAGLYPDGTPRVTEIEGIDSRAQTVPRNLGDIFEGLDYQNRTVTEGQPDQIDVKQIVGPDGTKSFVVNLPGTKDWNLPTDGFNRELNDLGTNVHVLGGDVTARERAIAMALQQAGASSTDPVMLVGHSQGGMVAMQAAHDRGTADFDFNVTHVVTAGSPVGRIEVPDDVQVLSLENKHDIVPHLDAADNPDRPNRTTVTFGDQHGTFEGNHGTTESYLPAGRNLDGSTHPSVVGFRNSASAFLPSGDAAVTSRVFELSREP, encoded by the coding sequence ATGGCTGAACCGGAGATCACCGGCGGCGCGGGCGGGGTCAGCGCCGACTACGCGGACCTGGCCATGCTGGCCCGCAGCAGCGACGACCTGGCCCTGACCCTCGGACGGGCCAGTGTGGACTGCCACGCCGTCGCCGCCGACCCGGACGTCCTCGCCTCGGCGGTCCTGTCACCGATCACCGCGGCCCGCTTCGAGGCGGCGCTGGTGGAGGCGCTCGACGGACCGGGCGGGCTGAGCGGGCAGGCGGCCGGGTTCGGGGTACGGGCGGTGGGGCTGCGAGCGGCGTCGGCGTCGTACGAGGCCACCGACGCCGCCGGGGCCGCCCTGATCGACGCGGTCCGCTGGAGCGCCGGGGCGATGGCGCCGGTGACACTGCCGGCCGGGATCGCCGGGCTGCTGCTCACCGACCCGGGCATCGTGACCGATCTGATCGAGGATCCGGGCTCGTTCCAGCGAATCATCACCGATCATCCGGGCATCGTGGACGCGGTCGTGGGCGGGGCGCCGGGGCTGCTGGGGGTGCTGACCGGGGGTGAGGTGGTCACCGATGTGAAGGGCGGCGCCGACCTGATCGCCGGCCTCTACCCGGACGGCACACCGAGGGTCACCGAGATCGAGGGCATCGACAGCCGCGCACAGACAGTGCCGAGGAACCTGGGCGACATCTTCGAGGGCCTCGATTACCAGAACCGCACCGTGACCGAAGGACAGCCGGACCAGATCGACGTGAAGCAGATCGTCGGTCCGGACGGTACGAAGTCGTTCGTCGTGAACCTGCCCGGTACCAAGGACTGGAACCTGCCCACCGACGGCTTCAACCGGGAACTGAACGACCTCGGCACGAATGTGCACGTGCTCGGCGGCGACGTGACCGCCCGGGAACGCGCGATCGCGATGGCGTTGCAACAGGCCGGCGCCAGCAGCACCGATCCTGTGATGCTGGTCGGGCATTCACAGGGTGGCATGGTGGCGATGCAGGCCGCGCACGACCGGGGAACCGCGGACTTCGACTTCAACGTCACCCACGTGGTGACGGCCGGTTCTCCGGTCGGCCGCATCGAGGTTCCGGACGACGTTCAGGTGCTCTCCCTGGAGAACAAGCACGACATCGTGCCGCACCTCGACGCCGCCGACAACCCCGACCGTCCCAACCGGACCACCGTGACCTTCGGCGACCAGCATGGAACCTTCGAGGGCAATCACGGAACCACCGAGTCCTACCTTCCGGCCGGCCGGAACCTCGACGGGAGTACACACCCGTCGGTCGTGGGCTTCCGGAACAGTGCCTCCGCCTTCCTTCCCTCCGGCGACGCGGCGGTGACCTCCCGCGTCTTCGAGTTGAGCCGCGAACCATGA
- the fdhA gene encoding formaldehyde dehydrogenase, glutathione-independent translates to MGNRAVVYQGPGRVEVHDIDYPGYEMRDGPGVNKENVGRRTPHGAILKTVVSNICGSDQHMVRGRTTAPEGLVLGHEITGEVVDVGPDVEFVRVGDIVSVPFNISCGRCRNCKERKTGVCLNVNPDRPGSAYGYVDMGGWVGGQAEYVMVPYADWNLLRFPDRDQAMEKILDLAMLSDIFPTGYHGCVSAGVTTGSTVYIAGAGPVGLAAATSAFLLGAAVVIVGDLNDERLAQARSFGCETINVSHGEPADQVQQILGRAAPAIGQPLVDSAVDAVGFEARGHGRDSSTEMPATVLNSLMDLTRAGGAIGVPGLYVTGDPGGVDEAAQVGSLSLRLGLGWAKSHSFVTGQCPVMKYNHQLMMAILHDRVRIARNVNATPIPLDEAPRGYQEFDQGAARKYVLDPHGMLR, encoded by the coding sequence ATGGGCAACAGAGCCGTTGTCTACCAGGGCCCCGGACGGGTCGAGGTGCACGACATCGACTACCCCGGGTACGAGATGAGGGACGGACCGGGGGTCAACAAGGAGAACGTGGGCCGCCGGACCCCGCACGGAGCGATCCTCAAGACCGTGGTCAGCAACATCTGCGGCAGCGACCAGCACATGGTCCGCGGCCGGACCACCGCTCCGGAAGGGCTGGTCCTCGGGCACGAGATCACCGGTGAGGTGGTGGACGTCGGACCCGACGTGGAGTTCGTCCGGGTCGGCGACATCGTGTCGGTGCCGTTCAACATCTCCTGCGGCCGGTGCCGCAACTGCAAGGAGCGCAAGACCGGCGTGTGTCTCAACGTCAACCCCGACAGACCCGGATCAGCGTACGGGTACGTCGACATGGGTGGCTGGGTCGGCGGTCAGGCGGAGTACGTGATGGTCCCGTACGCCGACTGGAACCTGCTCCGCTTCCCGGACCGTGACCAGGCCATGGAGAAGATCCTCGACCTGGCCATGCTCAGCGACATCTTCCCGACCGGCTACCACGGCTGTGTGAGCGCGGGCGTGACCACCGGCTCCACCGTCTACATCGCCGGCGCCGGACCGGTCGGGCTGGCCGCCGCCACCTCGGCGTTCCTGCTCGGCGCGGCGGTCGTCATCGTCGGTGACCTCAACGACGAGCGGCTCGCCCAGGCCCGCAGTTTCGGCTGCGAGACGATCAACGTGTCGCACGGCGAACCGGCCGACCAGGTGCAGCAGATCCTCGGGCGGGCGGCTCCCGCGATCGGGCAGCCGCTGGTCGACTCGGCCGTCGACGCGGTCGGATTCGAGGCCCGGGGGCACGGGCGGGACTCGTCGACCGAGATGCCGGCCACCGTGCTGAACTCGCTGATGGACCTCACCCGGGCGGGCGGGGCGATCGGCGTACCCGGTCTGTATGTGACCGGTGACCCGGGCGGGGTGGACGAGGCCGCGCAGGTCGGTTCGCTGTCGTTGCGGCTCGGCCTGGGCTGGGCGAAGTCGCACTCCTTCGTCACCGGCCAGTGCCCGGTGATGAAATACAACCACCAGCTCATGATGGCGATCCTGCACGACCGGGTGCGGATCGCGCGCAACGTCAACGCCACGCCGATCCCCCTGGACGAGGCTCCACGGGGATACCAGGAGTTCGACCAGGGGGCGGCCCGCAAGTACGTGCTGGACCCGCACGGCATGCTGCGTTAG
- a CDS encoding intradiol ring-cleavage dioxygenase: MQDNEAFVREVHDKGLAYDLPVMTRRRMLSTIGGAGALAVAGGALINGTAEPALAACAAEVDSETAGPYPADGSNGPNVRVLSGIVRSDIRSSFGTSTTTAPGVPLQFSLTVLNSACTPTVGAAVYAWHCDRPGRYSLYSSGVTNQNYLRGIQVTNSSGTVTFTSIYPGCYSGRWPHIHFEVYSSLAAATSASGLIKKTSQIALPESVSRTVYSSATGYSQSVTNLSRITLASDMVFGDDLAATQMATVTGSVSAGYVANLTITVP, encoded by the coding sequence ATGCAGGACAACGAAGCCTTCGTGCGCGAGGTGCACGACAAGGGCCTCGCCTACGACCTACCCGTCATGACCCGGCGGCGGATGCTGTCCACGATCGGCGGGGCCGGCGCCCTGGCCGTGGCCGGCGGCGCACTGATCAACGGCACCGCCGAGCCGGCCCTCGCCGCCTGCGCCGCGGAGGTCGACTCGGAGACCGCCGGACCGTACCCGGCCGACGGCTCGAACGGCCCCAACGTACGCGTGCTCTCCGGCATCGTGCGCAGCGACATCCGGTCGTCGTTCGGCACGTCGACCACCACCGCGCCGGGCGTACCGTTGCAGTTCTCGCTGACCGTGCTGAACTCGGCCTGCACGCCGACCGTCGGCGCGGCGGTCTACGCCTGGCACTGCGACCGGCCCGGTCGTTACTCGCTCTACTCGTCCGGCGTCACGAACCAGAACTACCTGCGCGGCATCCAGGTGACCAACTCGTCCGGCACGGTGACGTTCACCAGCATCTACCCGGGCTGCTACTCGGGCCGGTGGCCGCACATCCACTTCGAGGTGTACTCGTCGCTGGCCGCGGCCACCAGCGCATCCGGGCTGATCAAGAAGACCTCGCAGATCGCGCTGCCGGAGTCCGTCTCCCGGACGGTCTACAGCAGCGCGACCGGCTATTCGCAGAGCGTCACCAACCTGAGCCGGATCACCCTGGCCAGCGACATGGTGTTCGGTGACGACCTGGCCGCCACCCAGATGGCGACCGTAACCGGTTCGGTGTCGGCCGGCTACGTGGCGAACCTGACCATCACGGTGCCCTAA
- a CDS encoding transcriptional regulator: protein MSGGRPAGFNELLHFPVRLSIVSLLAPAVHVEFSFLREATGLSDSALSKQLTSLQEAGYVEVRRTGRRATAALTTEGRQALAEHAAALRALLGTAFEESPADESLQQ from the coding sequence ATGAGCGGCGGCCGGCCAGCGGGTTTCAACGAGCTGCTGCACTTCCCGGTCCGGCTCTCGATCGTGTCGCTGCTCGCTCCGGCCGTGCACGTCGAGTTCAGCTTCCTGCGGGAGGCGACCGGGCTCAGCGACTCCGCACTGAGCAAGCAGCTGACCAGCCTCCAGGAGGCGGGCTATGTCGAGGTCCGCCGCACCGGCCGCCGGGCCACCGCGGCCCTCACCACCGAGGGCCGCCAAGCCTTGGCCGAACACGCGGCCGCCCTGCGCGCCCTGCTGGGCACCGCCTTCGAGGAGTCCCCAGCCGACGAATCGCTCCAGCAGTAG